A stretch of the Vigna radiata var. radiata cultivar VC1973A chromosome 7, Vradiata_ver6, whole genome shotgun sequence genome encodes the following:
- the LOC106768647 gene encoding G patch domain-containing protein TGH isoform X1: MESDEDDFVFYGTPIEREDDVISRKKKAIAESSGQLRTLPAWKQEVRDEEGRRRFHGAFTGGYSAGYYNTVGSKEGWAPQSFKSSRKNRAEFKEQNILNFLDEDEKSELEGRFLGTTSQFDTFGFTAAEIARKQAETEQKQRPSVIPGPAPDEIVVPANESIGVKLLLKMGWSRGRTIKDSHSDALYDARRQARRAFLAFSSDDPKVKVSESESVEGDIVNFPEEPVNDDAQISKNIPVYVLNPKQDLHGLGFDPYKHAPEFREKKRSRLANKGGLGFSRDSLFGLKSGKAAPGFGIGALEELDAEDEDVYATGYEFEDAVQEVEEPSTLRLENQTKKEPKDHGDLPGFRVASNSDYKMERFEAPLIPKDFVPHHKFSGPLDLNRKSYEVTPPDTPPPEDGNLKLLIEGVANLVAKCGKLYEDLSREKNQSNPLFSFLSGGTGHEYYARKLWEAQQKHNDQTSQQVDGKMTPGVKRLTAESRGQILGEKPLEKSSEGPSSFVASTDIQLQFNLTDTFTKSTSVSELMNVEKPFKDDPAKQERFEQFLKEKYKGGLRSASSSLASEMSEAARAQERLSFEAAAEAIEKGRQGRGSKPLTPSAMDFIPGGVMQFTSGELEPKKDLQADDILRKKTYPKREEFQWRPSPLLCKRFDLIDPYMGKPPPAPRIRSKMDSLIFTSDSVKGIKPDDPVTSIKDISPLQQYTAEDITKSITENETEGDVEVENIERPVDLYKAIFSDDSDDEGGDSGIGRVDNQEKKAEVANTALSRLIAGDFLESLGKELGIEVPPDMPYPKQKSKNIATRKELVNEEDTRIETLDSKNNDEISLNHDLLYDQQIAQEGGLSKSFTIHGNNRENSNVKTKGVSNMNYKPDRSELNINDVRKIKSPLVPNHDYSSSSEEEKSRKRSSREKYEEYRKLKTPVTHRRNYSSSSSLEEEKSRKRSRHHGHKRRDAGSDSFSDDERRDRHSSRSKEKKGSSREKSRSEKHSKHRKHRKHESRNSNEKDNSRSRSEKKRRE; encoded by the exons ATGGAGTCTGACGAAGACGATTTTGTTTTCTACGGAACACCGATAGAGCGTGAGGACGATGTAATCAGTCGCAAGAAGAAGGCCATTGCCGAGTCCTCCGGTCAACTTCGAACTCTCCCAGCTTGGAAGCAAGAG GTTAGAGACGAGGAAGGGCGGAGAAGATTCCATGGAGCATTTACAGGAGGCTATTCTGCTGGTTACTATAATACAGTGGGCTCAAAAGAAG GGTGGGCACCCCAGTCATTTAAATCATCCAGGAAGAACAGAGCAGAATTCAAAGAGCAGAATATACTGAATTTTCTAGATGAAGACGAGAAATCT GAATTGGAAGGTCGTTTTTTGGGGACTACTTCACAGTTTGATACATTTGGTTTCACAGCTGCTGAAATTGCTCGCAAACAAGCTGAGACGGAACAGAAACAGAG ACCATCCGTAATACCTGGACCTGCTCCTGATGAAATAGTTGTTCCGGCCAATGAGTCTATAG GGGTAAAACTGCTCTTAAAGATGGGGTGGAGTCGTGGCCGCACGATCAAGGATTCACATTCTGATGCATTGTATG ATGCCAGAAGACAGGCACGCAGAGCGTTCTTAGCATTTTCTTCTGATGATCCAAAAGTCAAGGTATCAGAGTCTGAGTCTGTCGAGGGCGATATTGTAAATTTTCCTGAGGAGCCTGTGAATGACGATGCTCAGATTTCTAAGAACATACCG GTTTACGTACTCAACCCAAAGCAAGATCTGCATGGATTAGGTTTTGATCCTTACAAGCATGCTCCGGAGTTTAGAG AGAAAAAAAGATCACGCTTAGCCAACAAGGGGGGACTTGGGTTCTCTAGAGATAGTCTTTTTGGTTTGAAGT CAGGAAAGGCTGCCCCCGGTTTTGGCATTGGAGCTCTGGAGGAGCTTGATGCTGAGGATGAGGATGTCTATGCCACTG gTTACGAATTTGAAGATGCTGTTCAAGAAGTAGAAGAACCTTCAACATTGAGATTAGAAAACCAGACAAAGAAAGAGCCGAAGGACCACGGTGATCTGCCTGGTTTCAGAGTTGCATCCAATTCTGACTATAAAATGGAAAG ATTTGAGGCTCCTCTGATTCCGAAGGATTTTGTGCCCCACCACAAATTTTCTGGACCACTTGACCTTAACcgcaagagctatgaagttactcCACCAGACACTCCTCCTCCAGAGGatggaaatttaaaattattaattgaagGGGTTGCTAATCTGGTAGCTAAATGTGGAAAATTATATGAGGATTTATCTAGAGAAAAGAATCAATCAAATCCATTGTTTAGTTTTCTTTCTGGAGGAACTGGCCATGAATATTATGCTAGGAAATTGTGGGAGGCACAGCAGAAACACAATGATCAGACTAGTCAGCAAGTGGATGGAAAAATGACTCCCGGTGTGAAGAGGCTGACAGCTGAGAGCCGAGGCCAGATCTTAGGGGAAAAACCTCTAGAAAAAAGCTCCGAAGGTCCATCCTCATTTGTTGCTTCGACTGATATTCAACTCCAATTTAATCTTACTGATACATTTACCAAGTCTACATCAGTT AGTGAGTTGATGAATGTAGAAAAGCCTTTCAAAGATGATCCAGCAAAGCAAGAAAGATTTGAGCAATTCCTTAAGGAGAAATATAAAGGGGGATTGCGCTCTGCAAGTTCTAGTTTAGCTAGTGAGATGTCAGAGGCTGCTCGTGCTCAAGAAAGACTGAGTTTTGAGGCTGCAGCTGAGGCAATAGAAAAAGGACGACAGGGCAGGGGAAGCAAGCCTTTGACTCCATCTGCCATGGATTTCATCCCAGGTGGTGTCATGCAGTTTACTTCTGGTGAATTAGAG CCAAAAAAAGACCTGCAAGCTGATGATATTTTGAGGAAGAAAACTTACCCTAAGAGGGAAGAGTTTCAATGGCGCCCTTCACCTCTTCTGTGCAAACGCTTTGATTTGATTGATCCTTATATGGGGAAG CCACCACCTGCTCCACGGATTAGGAGTAAAATGGATTCCTTGATTTTTACATCAGATTCAGTCAAAGGTATCAAACCGGACGACCCTGTTACATCAATAAAAGACATCTCACCTTTGCAACAATATACTGCTGAAGACATAACCAAAAGTATTACTGAAAATGAAACTGAAGGGGACGTGGAAGTTGAAAATATTGAAAGGCCAGTTGACTTGTACAAG GCAATTTTCTCCGATGATTCAGACGATGAAGGGGGAGATTCTGGTATTGGGAGAGTGGATAATCAAGAAAAGAAAGCTGAAGTAGCTAATACAGCTTTGAGCCGATTGATTGCCGGTGATTTTCTAGAATCATTGGGCAAGGAACTAGGAATTGAGGTTCCTCCTGATATGCCTTACCCCAAACAGAAGTCTAAGAACATTGCAACTCGGAAAGAACTTGTTAATGAAGAAGATACAAGAATTGAAACCCTCGACAGTAAAAATAATGACGAAATATCCTTAAATCATGATTTGCTATATGATCAGCAAATTGCTCAGGAGGGTGGTCTATCAAAAAGTTTCACTATTCATGGAAATAACCGTGAGAACAGTAATGTGAAAACCAAGGGAGTGAGTAACATGAACTATAAACCCGACAGGTCTGAGCTGAATATTAATGATGTCAGGAAAATTAAATCGCCTCTAGTCCCCAACCATGACTATAGCAGCAgttcagaagaagaaaaaagcagAAAGCGATCTAGTAGGGAAAAATATGAGGAGTACAGGAAGCTTAAAACCCCTGTAACACACCGCCGAAATTATAGTAGCAGTTCTTCATTAGAAGAGGAAAAGAGCAGAAAACGTTCTAGACATCATGGACATAAGAGGCGTGATGCAGGAAGTGATTCATTCAGTGATGACGAAAGAAGAGATAGACACAGTTCAAggtcaaaagaaaagaaaggttcTTCCCGAGAAAaaagcagaagtgaaaaacactCAAAACACCGCAAACACAGAAAGCATGAATCTCGTAATAGCAATGAGAAGGACAATTCACGTTCCAGAAGTGAGAAAAAGCGGAGGGAATGA
- the LOC106768647 gene encoding G patch domain-containing protein TGH isoform X2: MPELEGRFLGTTSQFDTFGFTAAEIARKQAETEQKQRPSVIPGPAPDEIVVPANESIGVKLLLKMGWSRGRTIKDSHSDALYDARRQARRAFLAFSSDDPKVKVSESESVEGDIVNFPEEPVNDDAQISKNIPVYVLNPKQDLHGLGFDPYKHAPEFREKKRSRLANKGGLGFSRDSLFGLKSGKAAPGFGIGALEELDAEDEDVYATGYEFEDAVQEVEEPSTLRLENQTKKEPKDHGDLPGFRVASNSDYKMERFEAPLIPKDFVPHHKFSGPLDLNRKSYEVTPPDTPPPEDGNLKLLIEGVANLVAKCGKLYEDLSREKNQSNPLFSFLSGGTGHEYYARKLWEAQQKHNDQTSQQVDGKMTPGVKRLTAESRGQILGEKPLEKSSEGPSSFVASTDIQLQFNLTDTFTKSTSVSELMNVEKPFKDDPAKQERFEQFLKEKYKGGLRSASSSLASEMSEAARAQERLSFEAAAEAIEKGRQGRGSKPLTPSAMDFIPGGVMQFTSGELEPKKDLQADDILRKKTYPKREEFQWRPSPLLCKRFDLIDPYMGKPPPAPRIRSKMDSLIFTSDSVKGIKPDDPVTSIKDISPLQQYTAEDITKSITENETEGDVEVENIERPVDLYKAIFSDDSDDEGGDSGIGRVDNQEKKAEVANTALSRLIAGDFLESLGKELGIEVPPDMPYPKQKSKNIATRKELVNEEDTRIETLDSKNNDEISLNHDLLYDQQIAQEGGLSKSFTIHGNNRENSNVKTKGVSNMNYKPDRSELNINDVRKIKSPLVPNHDYSSSSEEEKSRKRSSREKYEEYRKLKTPVTHRRNYSSSSSLEEEKSRKRSRHHGHKRRDAGSDSFSDDERRDRHSSRSKEKKGSSREKSRSEKHSKHRKHRKHESRNSNEKDNSRSRSEKKRRE, encoded by the exons ATGCCG GAATTGGAAGGTCGTTTTTTGGGGACTACTTCACAGTTTGATACATTTGGTTTCACAGCTGCTGAAATTGCTCGCAAACAAGCTGAGACGGAACAGAAACAGAG ACCATCCGTAATACCTGGACCTGCTCCTGATGAAATAGTTGTTCCGGCCAATGAGTCTATAG GGGTAAAACTGCTCTTAAAGATGGGGTGGAGTCGTGGCCGCACGATCAAGGATTCACATTCTGATGCATTGTATG ATGCCAGAAGACAGGCACGCAGAGCGTTCTTAGCATTTTCTTCTGATGATCCAAAAGTCAAGGTATCAGAGTCTGAGTCTGTCGAGGGCGATATTGTAAATTTTCCTGAGGAGCCTGTGAATGACGATGCTCAGATTTCTAAGAACATACCG GTTTACGTACTCAACCCAAAGCAAGATCTGCATGGATTAGGTTTTGATCCTTACAAGCATGCTCCGGAGTTTAGAG AGAAAAAAAGATCACGCTTAGCCAACAAGGGGGGACTTGGGTTCTCTAGAGATAGTCTTTTTGGTTTGAAGT CAGGAAAGGCTGCCCCCGGTTTTGGCATTGGAGCTCTGGAGGAGCTTGATGCTGAGGATGAGGATGTCTATGCCACTG gTTACGAATTTGAAGATGCTGTTCAAGAAGTAGAAGAACCTTCAACATTGAGATTAGAAAACCAGACAAAGAAAGAGCCGAAGGACCACGGTGATCTGCCTGGTTTCAGAGTTGCATCCAATTCTGACTATAAAATGGAAAG ATTTGAGGCTCCTCTGATTCCGAAGGATTTTGTGCCCCACCACAAATTTTCTGGACCACTTGACCTTAACcgcaagagctatgaagttactcCACCAGACACTCCTCCTCCAGAGGatggaaatttaaaattattaattgaagGGGTTGCTAATCTGGTAGCTAAATGTGGAAAATTATATGAGGATTTATCTAGAGAAAAGAATCAATCAAATCCATTGTTTAGTTTTCTTTCTGGAGGAACTGGCCATGAATATTATGCTAGGAAATTGTGGGAGGCACAGCAGAAACACAATGATCAGACTAGTCAGCAAGTGGATGGAAAAATGACTCCCGGTGTGAAGAGGCTGACAGCTGAGAGCCGAGGCCAGATCTTAGGGGAAAAACCTCTAGAAAAAAGCTCCGAAGGTCCATCCTCATTTGTTGCTTCGACTGATATTCAACTCCAATTTAATCTTACTGATACATTTACCAAGTCTACATCAGTT AGTGAGTTGATGAATGTAGAAAAGCCTTTCAAAGATGATCCAGCAAAGCAAGAAAGATTTGAGCAATTCCTTAAGGAGAAATATAAAGGGGGATTGCGCTCTGCAAGTTCTAGTTTAGCTAGTGAGATGTCAGAGGCTGCTCGTGCTCAAGAAAGACTGAGTTTTGAGGCTGCAGCTGAGGCAATAGAAAAAGGACGACAGGGCAGGGGAAGCAAGCCTTTGACTCCATCTGCCATGGATTTCATCCCAGGTGGTGTCATGCAGTTTACTTCTGGTGAATTAGAG CCAAAAAAAGACCTGCAAGCTGATGATATTTTGAGGAAGAAAACTTACCCTAAGAGGGAAGAGTTTCAATGGCGCCCTTCACCTCTTCTGTGCAAACGCTTTGATTTGATTGATCCTTATATGGGGAAG CCACCACCTGCTCCACGGATTAGGAGTAAAATGGATTCCTTGATTTTTACATCAGATTCAGTCAAAGGTATCAAACCGGACGACCCTGTTACATCAATAAAAGACATCTCACCTTTGCAACAATATACTGCTGAAGACATAACCAAAAGTATTACTGAAAATGAAACTGAAGGGGACGTGGAAGTTGAAAATATTGAAAGGCCAGTTGACTTGTACAAG GCAATTTTCTCCGATGATTCAGACGATGAAGGGGGAGATTCTGGTATTGGGAGAGTGGATAATCAAGAAAAGAAAGCTGAAGTAGCTAATACAGCTTTGAGCCGATTGATTGCCGGTGATTTTCTAGAATCATTGGGCAAGGAACTAGGAATTGAGGTTCCTCCTGATATGCCTTACCCCAAACAGAAGTCTAAGAACATTGCAACTCGGAAAGAACTTGTTAATGAAGAAGATACAAGAATTGAAACCCTCGACAGTAAAAATAATGACGAAATATCCTTAAATCATGATTTGCTATATGATCAGCAAATTGCTCAGGAGGGTGGTCTATCAAAAAGTTTCACTATTCATGGAAATAACCGTGAGAACAGTAATGTGAAAACCAAGGGAGTGAGTAACATGAACTATAAACCCGACAGGTCTGAGCTGAATATTAATGATGTCAGGAAAATTAAATCGCCTCTAGTCCCCAACCATGACTATAGCAGCAgttcagaagaagaaaaaagcagAAAGCGATCTAGTAGGGAAAAATATGAGGAGTACAGGAAGCTTAAAACCCCTGTAACACACCGCCGAAATTATAGTAGCAGTTCTTCATTAGAAGAGGAAAAGAGCAGAAAACGTTCTAGACATCATGGACATAAGAGGCGTGATGCAGGAAGTGATTCATTCAGTGATGACGAAAGAAGAGATAGACACAGTTCAAggtcaaaagaaaagaaaggttcTTCCCGAGAAAaaagcagaagtgaaaaacactCAAAACACCGCAAACACAGAAAGCATGAATCTCGTAATAGCAATGAGAAGGACAATTCACGTTCCAGAAGTGAGAAAAAGCGGAGGGAATGA
- the LOC106769331 gene encoding LOW QUALITY PROTEIN: probable serine/threonine-protein kinase PIX13 (The sequence of the model RefSeq protein was modified relative to this genomic sequence to represent the inferred CDS: deleted 1 base in 1 codon), with protein sequence MQKGSIENHLFGRGSAVQPLPWDIRLKIAIGVARGLAFLHTSEKVIYRDFKASNILLDGSYNAKISDFGLAKLGPSASQSHVTTRVMGTYGYAAPEYVATGQLYVKSDVYGFGVVLVEILTGLRLRALDSNRPSGQHNLTEWVKPYLHDRRKLKGIMDSRLEGKFPSKAAFRIAQLALKCLASEPKQRPSMKEVLESLERIQAANEKPVEPKLXSNHXRQAHQAVHHRSPLKDGSY encoded by the exons ATGCAAAAAGGGAGCATAGAAAACCATCTATTTGGAA GGGGTTCTGCCGTTCAACCACTTCCTTGGGACATCAGGCTTAAGATAGCAATTGGAGTAGCTCGTGGTCTTGCATTCTTGCATACATCCGAGAAAGTAATTTACAGAGATTTTAAAGCCTCAAACATTCTGCTTGATGGG TCCTATAACGCCAAGATATCAGATTTTGGCTTGGCAAAGTTGGGTCCTTCAGCTAGTCAATCTCACGTGACAACAAGGGTGATGGGCACATACGGTTATGCAGCTCCTGAATATGTGGCCACAG GGCAACTATATGTCAAGAGTGATGTATACGGGTTTGGAGTTGTTTTGGTGGAAATACTAACAGGGCTACGA CTACGAGCACTTGATTCGAACCGGCCAAGCGGGCAACATAATCTAACAGAGTGGGTGAAACCATACCTTCATGACCGAAGAAAGTTGAAGGGCATTATGGATTCTCGATTGGAAGGAAAGTTTCCATCGAAAGCTGCATTCCGTATAGCTCAGCTTGCTTTAAAATGTCTTGCATCTGAACCCAAACAGCGGCCATCAATGAAGGAGGTTTTGGAGAGTTTGGAGCGAATTCAAGCAGCCAATGAAAAGCCTGTGGAGCCTAAATTACNATCTAATCATNCTCGTCAAGCCCACCAGGCTGTGCACCATCGTTCTCCCCTTAAAGACGGTAGTTATTAG
- the LOC106767394 gene encoding uncharacterized protein LOC106767394 — translation MRICDARAFLEEIPCLLLMFKPQKIFKLLFTLSGLVLSFFSKLVDGSVGASESVNLGGYGGKLVLKNMKYKTMDDGTIKKGLTPKNITACASPFSHEKTTPGRSPSTKRKGLPKLWSVHCISLGSFYKTFWYKQ, via the exons ATGAGGATATG TGATGCACGTGCTTTTCTAGAAGAGATCCCGTGTTTGCT TTTGATGTTCAAACCCCAAAAAATATTCAAGCTGCTCTTTACGCTAAGTGGTTTGGTTCTTTCATTCTTCTCGAAGCTAG TCGATGGATCTGTTGGTGCAAGCGAGTCAGTAAACTTGGGTGGTTATGGAGGGAAACTTGTTTTAAAGAATATGAAATATAAGACCATGGACGACGGTACAATTAAAAAAG GTTTGACACCTAAGAACATTACAGCGTGTGCATCCCCTTTTTCACATGAGAAGACGACACCCGGAAGGAGTCCAAGCACTAAAAGAAAAGGATTGCCCAAATTATGGTCAGTTCACTGTATTTCATTGGGgagtttttataaaacattttggTATAAACAGTGA